A section of the Candidatus Omnitrophota bacterium genome encodes:
- a CDS encoding glutamate--tRNA ligase has product MVRVRFAPSPTGNLHIGGARTAIFNWLFAKANNGIFILRIEDTDINRSKKEYLDEILTSLKWLGMDWQEEYYQSKRSKLYKEHAQKLLDKGLAYEQESTKENVKGKAIIYRVVQNRKIKIKDLIYKDIEFDTAEIKDQVLIKSDGTPAYNFACVVDDYLMKISHIIRGDDHISNTPKQIMLYEALGAEIPQFAHLPLILGKGGGRLSKRTGATAISEYRKMGILPEALFNYLLLLGWSPGKDQEIIDNKCAISKFKLEGVNKTAATFDSDKLLWMNNQYLKSADTDKILDLLILPLSEIGFIDKNTDRNWLKDVVRLFQSRLNRLGDFLEWADFFFKDEIIFDEQAANKLKARDSSQDFKNLILRFSEISEFSPQAIEEAFRDYITQADIKSRDLIHPLRAALTGKTVGPGLFEVLSVLGKDKVIKRLERVIKQKDIAS; this is encoded by the coding sequence ATGGTTAGAGTACGTTTTGCTCCCAGTCCAACAGGAAATCTGCATATTGGTGGTGCGCGCACTGCTATATTTAATTGGCTTTTTGCTAAAGCCAATAATGGAATATTCATCTTGCGTATCGAAGATACGGATATTAACAGAAGTAAAAAAGAGTACCTGGATGAAATCTTAACATCCCTTAAGTGGCTGGGTATGGATTGGCAGGAGGAATATTATCAAAGTAAGCGCTCAAAGTTATATAAAGAACATGCACAGAAGTTGTTAGATAAAGGCCTAGCCTATGAACAGGAAAGCACTAAGGAAAACGTGAAAGGCAAGGCGATAATCTATAGGGTAGTCCAGAATCGAAAAATTAAAATAAAAGATTTGATATATAAAGATATTGAATTTGACACAGCAGAGATTAAAGACCAGGTATTGATTAAATCTGACGGAACACCAGCCTATAATTTTGCCTGCGTGGTCGATGATTATCTTATGAAAATCAGCCATATTATTCGCGGCGATGACCATATTTCCAATACGCCAAAACAGATTATGCTTTATGAGGCCTTGGGTGCAGAGATCCCGCAGTTTGCGCACTTGCCGTTGATACTAGGCAAAGGCGGCGGCAGACTTTCAAAGCGAACCGGGGCCACAGCAATATCAGAATATCGCAAGATGGGCATTTTACCAGAAGCGCTTTTTAACTATCTCCTGCTTCTGGGATGGTCGCCGGGAAAAGACCAGGAGATAATTGATAATAAATGCGCTATAAGTAAATTTAAGTTAGAAGGCGTGAATAAAACTGCAGCTACATTTGACTCGGATAAGTTGCTATGGATGAACAATCAATATTTAAAAAGCGCAGATACAGATAAGATATTAGATTTGCTTATTTTGCCTCTTTCAGAGATTGGCTTTATTGATAAGAACACCGATAGGAATTGGTTAAAGGATGTAGTAAGGTTATTTCAGTCCCGGCTTAATAGATTAGGCGATTTTTTAGAATGGGCTGATTTTTTCTTTAAAGATGAAATCATATTTGATGAGCAGGCAGCCAACAAACTAAAGGCCAGAGACAGCTCGCAAGATTTCAAGAATTTGATTCTTAGATTTTCCGAGATTTCCGAATTCAGCCCGCAGGCAATCGAGGAAGCATTTAGAGATTATATTACCCAGGCAGACATTAAATCTCGCGATTTGATACATCCTCTGCGTGCAGCTCTTACCGGAAAGACAGTTGGTCCGGGATTATTTGAGGTCTTATCGGTTTTAGGAAAGGATAAAGTAATTAAAAGGCTAGAGAGGGTAATCAAGCAGAAGGACATCGCAAGTTGA
- a CDS encoding 2-oxoacid:acceptor oxidoreductase family protein, translated as MTEHIIFAGAGGQGIMLMAKVLAQAAMINGRYITWLPSYGAEVRGGTARCMLTISETKIGSPYFACADALIVMNQPSLMKFLPALTEGGLLVVNTSLAKVPKPAKKIKMVKIAATQIALDLGNIKVANIVALGAYLSQRKLIAKHTLIDTLSEMAKAVNPKLFQINKKAFELGYNG; from the coding sequence ATGACTGAACACATAATCTTCGCAGGAGCAGGCGGTCAGGGTATAATGCTTATGGCTAAAGTCCTGGCCCAGGCAGCAATGATCAACGGCAGATATATAACCTGGCTTCCATCTTACGGAGCAGAGGTGCGAGGAGGCACAGCAAGGTGCATGCTAACCATAAGTGAGACAAAAATAGGCTCTCCTTACTTTGCTTGTGCCGATGCGCTTATTGTGATGAATCAACCCTCGCTTATGAAGTTTTTGCCAGCCTTAACAGAGGGTGGACTTTTAGTTGTGAATACCTCTTTAGCAAAGGTACCAAAGCCAGCAAAGAAGATTAAGATGGTTAAAATAGCAGCAACACAAATAGCACTTGATTTGGGAAACATCAAGGTTGCAAATATAGTTGCCTTGGGTGCGTATTTATCTCAGCGCAAACTCATAGCCAAACACACCCTAATAGATACATTATCTGAGATGGCCAAGGCTGTTAATCCTAAACTTTTCCAGATCAATAAGAAGGCATTTGAGCTAGGATACAATGGTTAG
- a CDS encoding 2-oxoglutarate oxidoreductase — MKKIYSHPESLRKVKTHYCPGCGHGLIHKLICQVIDELGIRDKTIAVAPVGCAVIAYDYWKLDTAEAAHGRATAVATGLKRTQPEKVVFTYQGDGDLAAIGTAETIHTANRGENITVIFVNNAVYGMTGGQMAPTTLLGQRTATTPLGRNLSSGEGPPLKLLEMLAQLSQVSYLERTAITTVRSIHNVKRAIKNAFSNQLENKGFGLVEILSPCPTYWGKTPLESLRWIEEEIVKVYPLGRIK, encoded by the coding sequence ATGAAAAAGATATATTCTCATCCGGAATCGCTACGCAAAGTAAAAACCCATTACTGTCCTGGTTGCGGACATGGCTTAATACATAAATTAATATGCCAGGTGATTGATGAACTTGGTATAAGAGACAAAACCATTGCTGTTGCTCCTGTTGGTTGCGCGGTTATTGCTTATGATTATTGGAAACTGGATACTGCCGAGGCAGCTCATGGAAGGGCGACGGCAGTTGCTACAGGGTTAAAACGGACACAGCCTGAAAAAGTAGTCTTCACCTATCAGGGAGACGGTGATTTAGCAGCTATTGGCACTGCCGAAACTATACATACTGCCAATAGAGGAGAAAATATAACCGTTATTTTTGTTAATAATGCTGTGTATGGAATGACGGGCGGTCAGATGGCACCAACTACTTTACTGGGACAGAGGACTGCTACTACGCCCCTTGGCAGGAATTTAAGTTCCGGGGAAGGTCCGCCTTTAAAGTTATTGGAGATGCTTGCTCAATTAAGTCAGGTATCATATTTAGAACGCACTGCAATTACCACAGTTCGTTCTATACATAATGTAAAACGGGCAATCAAGAACGCCTTCTCTAATCAACTTGAAAATAAAGGCTTTGGCCTTGTTGAAATTTTGAGCCCCTGTCCAACCTATTGGGGAAAGACACCTCTGGAGAGCCTGCGTTGGATAGAGGAAGAGATAGTGAAGGTGTATCCTTTGGGCAGGATAAAGTGA
- a CDS encoding 3-methyl-2-oxobutanoate dehydrogenase subunit VorB, translating to MSPKKPKKILMSGNEAFAEGAILAGCRFYAGYPITPQNEIPAYFSRRMPQVKGIFIQAESEIAAINMVFGASCAGKRAMTSSSSPGISLKQEGISYLAGCMLPAVIVNVMRGGPGLGNIAPSQSDYFQAVKGGGHGDYHSIVLAPSNVQEAYELAQLSFDLADKYRMPVIILADGMLGQMMEQVDLNAEHYALKTIKIKKSWALRGAKNRRPNIIRSLFLKEGALEEINKKLQRKYKEIQKKEVRYQAAFLNDSKLLIVSYGIMARILEDVVRSLRKQGLRLGLLRPISLWPFPTKEIKDASNNKKVLVIEMSAGQMLEDVRLAVDARCSVDFLGRTGGGIPTQEEIAHKIKTIYNK from the coding sequence ATGAGTCCAAAAAAGCCAAAAAAAATATTGATGAGCGGGAATGAGGCATTTGCTGAAGGCGCTATTCTAGCTGGCTGTCGTTTCTATGCTGGTTATCCGATTACGCCTCAGAATGAGATACCTGCTTATTTTTCCAGGAGGATGCCCCAAGTTAAGGGTATATTTATACAGGCAGAAAGCGAAATCGCAGCGATTAATATGGTATTTGGGGCAAGCTGTGCCGGAAAACGGGCGATGACGAGTTCTTCAAGCCCGGGTATTAGCCTTAAACAAGAAGGCATATCCTATCTGGCTGGATGCATGCTACCAGCAGTAATCGTAAATGTTATGCGCGGCGGACCGGGTTTAGGCAATATTGCTCCCAGCCAGTCAGATTATTTTCAGGCGGTCAAAGGCGGTGGTCACGGCGATTATCATTCGATTGTCTTAGCACCTTCTAATGTGCAAGAGGCGTATGAGTTGGCACAGCTCTCTTTTGATTTGGCTGATAAATACAGGATGCCGGTAATTATTTTAGCCGACGGGATGTTAGGTCAAATGATGGAACAAGTAGATCTAAATGCTGAGCACTACGCACTAAAGACTATCAAAATTAAAAAATCCTGGGCCTTGAGGGGGGCTAAAAATAGAAGGCCTAATATAATTCGTTCCCTATTTTTAAAAGAAGGCGCATTAGAAGAGATTAACAAAAAATTACAGAGAAAATATAAAGAGATTCAGAAAAAAGAAGTGCGCTATCAAGCCGCTTTTCTGAATGATAGTAAACTTTTAATAGTAAGTTATGGTATTATGGCCAGGATCCTAGAGGACGTGGTCAGGAGTTTAAGAAAACAAGGTTTAAGGTTAGGCCTATTGCGTCCAATAAGTCTCTGGCCGTTTCCTACAAAGGAGATAAAAGACGCCTCTAATAATAAAAAGGTGCTGGTTATTGAGATGAGCGCCGGGCAGATGCTAGAAGATGTTAGACTTGCAGTTGATGCTAGATGTAGCGTGGATTTCCTGGGTCGTACAGGCGGAGGCATCCCAACGCAAGAAGAGATAGCACATAAGATAAAAACTATTTATAACAAATAG
- a CDS encoding 4Fe-4S binding protein, producing the protein MAKIKIDSKRCKACNLCIVFCPFGHIKKGHSLNKVGYKPVVFLEKKGKACTGCCACAIICPEAAIEVYK; encoded by the coding sequence ATGGCAAAGATAAAGATTGATAGCAAACGTTGTAAGGCATGTAATCTGTGTATAGTATTTTGTCCTTTTGGACATATAAAGAAAGGCCATTCGCTAAATAAAGTAGGCTATAAGCCTGTGGTATTCCTAGAGAAAAAAGGCAAGGCCTGTACAGGATGTTGCGCCTGTGCGATTATCTGTCCGGAGGCGGCAATAGAGGTATATAAATAA
- a CDS encoding helix-turn-helix domain-containing protein, with protein MIIAKYFWDLKEGALRETKKILKNSQHPKFTMRMATFLSRCDKPKELFSVISKKEFVKIWPKIRVYWVKRIRQSEFRDWWETIYEQLLDEYQHKQKRAEGKTPAFFREFGKLIKEARVEKGLSQKQLAFRIGMKQPDISRVEEGKKNITMFTLIRLSRILGIKRVDIS; from the coding sequence ATGATTATTGCAAAATACTTTTGGGATTTGAAAGAAGGGGCTCTAAGAGAAACTAAAAAAATCCTAAAAAATTCTCAGCACCCTAAATTTACCATGCGAATGGCTACTTTTTTATCGCGTTGTGATAAGCCGAAAGAGCTTTTTTCGGTTATTAGCAAGAAAGAGTTTGTGAAAATATGGCCGAAGATTAGAGTCTACTGGGTAAAACGTATACGGCAATCGGAATTTAGAGACTGGTGGGAGACAATATATGAACAACTTTTAGATGAGTATCAACACAAACAAAAAAGAGCTGAGGGAAAAACTCCGGCTTTTTTTCGGGAATTCGGCAAACTGATTAAAGAGGCAAGAGTCGAGAAAGGGTTAAGTCAAAAACAACTGGCTTTTAGAATAGGTATGAAACAACCAGATATCTCCAGAGTTGAAGAAGGAAAGAAAAATATCACAATGTTCACTTTAATTCGCCTCTCTAGAATTCTGGGAATTAAAAGAGTGGACATAAGTTAA
- a CDS encoding nucleotidyl transferase AbiEii/AbiGii toxin family protein: MNPKIRKAQNQILKVFSKKANDFGLAGGTALELYYLHHRFSADLDFFSHKYEVSEINNLVSAFGKDIDKRIHLESEFVAGGKAKVRFYTIPVKGSSRPLKIDFVEDVIFQDPAIRKIEGVRVYSVENIYLQKIIAISGIRPEIDEIGRQIIEGRKEGRDVFDVYMLSKNIQPLHIFLRNVSSQLQRGMIHWYRTFSRQDLKLALIDMDIYDKKFNSREMIIYLENEIKEFMREVIE; the protein is encoded by the coding sequence ATGAATCCTAAAATCAGAAAAGCACAGAATCAAATTTTAAAGGTCTTTTCAAAGAAAGCTAATGACTTTGGGCTTGCCGGTGGCACTGCCCTTGAATTGTATTATTTACACCATCGTTTTTCCGCAGATTTGGATTTCTTTTCACACAAATATGAGGTTTCAGAAATAAATAACTTGGTCTCTGCATTTGGAAAAGATATAGATAAAAGGATACACTTGGAATCTGAGTTTGTGGCAGGCGGAAAGGCCAAGGTTCGTTTTTATACTATACCTGTTAAGGGCTCTAGCAGACCATTAAAGATTGATTTTGTTGAAGATGTTATTTTTCAAGATCCTGCGATACGAAAAATTGAAGGAGTCCGTGTTTATAGCGTAGAAAATATCTATTTACAGAAAATTATTGCCATTTCTGGGATTCGGCCTGAAATAGATGAGATAGGCAGGCAAATCATAGAAGGTCGCAAGGAGGGGCGTGATGTGTTTGATGTTTATATGCTTTCAAAGAACATACAGCCATTGCATATATTCCTGCGGAACGTCTCTTCGCAATTACAAAGAGGAATGATTCATTGGTATCGAACATTTTCTCGGCAAGATCTTAAGCTCGCACTTATCGATATGGATATTTATGATAAGAAATTTAACTCTAGGGAAATGATTATTTATTTGGAGAATGAGATAAAAGAATTTATGAGAGAGGTTATCGAATGA
- the dxs gene encoding 1-deoxy-D-xylulose-5-phosphate synthase — translation MLIETVNSPEDLKKIPRVKLPILASEIRRIIIDAVSSSGGHLASSLGVVELTIALHYCFQAPEDVIVWDVGHQCYAHKIITGRRDKFSSLRQYEGISGFPLRGESVYDVFSVGHSSTAVSLALGYAAARDLKKGKEKTIAIIGDGSLSGGMCFEALNNAGHLKKDLLVILNTNEMSISPAVGALSGYLNKIISRPIYNRFKSALEKFISLRIPHIGPRLVKLSLHFEEILKGLIVPGIFFEELGFRYFGPLDGHNLEQLIQTLNNLKEVEGPLLLHVMTKKGKGFAPAEAQPEKFHSAHKFNKQNGRPLPNSVSKKHTFTEVFSNKLIQLASKDKSIVAITAAMPEGTGLDKFSKEFPSRFFDVGIAEQHAVSFAAGLSAKGIKPVVAVYSTFLQRSYDQIIIDLALQNLNVVLAVDRAGIVGSDGVTHQGIFDIAFLRTIPNIIVLAPKDGLELEAMLEFAFSQSCPVAIRYPKSDVFNFPEEFQDTSNIAGPQVLKRPGDVSILALGSMVQPAFEAIKILGPKAKDIGLINARCAKPLQEDFYKDLAKKSKHIITVEEGILDGGFGLGVKNIIGEEAKVTCLGLPLDFIQHGPRSVLLDKFGLSPEKIAKTISEIRHKI, via the coding sequence ATGTTAATCGAGACCGTTAATAGCCCAGAGGATTTGAAGAAAATCCCACGTGTGAAACTGCCAATTTTAGCCAGCGAGATACGCCGCATTATTATTGATGCTGTTTCTTCTTCTGGTGGGCATCTTGCAAGCAGTCTAGGGGTGGTGGAGTTGACCATTGCCTTGCATTATTGCTTTCAGGCGCCAGAAGATGTCATTGTTTGGGATGTCGGCCACCAGTGTTACGCCCATAAAATTATCACTGGAAGAAGAGATAAATTTTCTAGCCTGCGGCAGTATGAAGGGATTAGCGGTTTTCCTTTACGGGGAGAATCTGTTTATGATGTATTTAGCGTTGGGCATAGTTCAACAGCAGTTTCTCTTGCATTAGGCTATGCTGCTGCCAGGGACTTAAAAAAAGGCAAAGAAAAAACAATCGCCATAATTGGCGATGGTTCTCTAAGCGGCGGTATGTGCTTTGAGGCCTTAAATAATGCGGGTCATTTAAAGAAAGATTTACTAGTAATATTAAATACGAATGAGATGAGTATTTCTCCGGCGGTGGGAGCATTAAGTGGTTATCTAAACAAAATAATTTCCCGTCCTATTTATAATCGTTTTAAATCTGCGCTTGAAAAATTTATAAGTTTACGCATCCCTCATATTGGCCCGCGCCTGGTAAAGTTGTCTTTACATTTTGAAGAGATATTAAAAGGCCTTATTGTTCCGGGAATATTTTTTGAAGAACTTGGCTTTCGTTATTTTGGTCCTTTGGACGGCCATAATCTAGAACAATTAATCCAAACCCTGAATAATTTAAAAGAGGTTGAAGGCCCCCTGCTTTTGCATGTAATGACTAAAAAAGGCAAGGGCTTTGCTCCTGCAGAGGCCCAACCAGAAAAATTTCATAGCGCCCATAAATTTAATAAACAGAATGGCAGACCGCTCCCTAATTCTGTTTCAAAAAAACATACATTTACAGAGGTCTTTAGTAATAAGCTCATTCAACTTGCCTCTAAGGATAAATCAATCGTAGCCATTACTGCAGCAATGCCTGAGGGGACAGGATTGGATAAATTCAGCAAAGAATTTCCGAGTCGTTTTTTTGACGTTGGCATAGCTGAACAGCATGCTGTTTCATTTGCCGCAGGGCTTTCTGCTAAAGGCATAAAGCCGGTTGTAGCTGTTTACTCTACCTTTTTACAGCGCTCTTATGACCAGATTATCATTGATCTGGCATTGCAAAATTTAAACGTGGTACTTGCCGTTGACCGCGCTGGTATTGTGGGTTCAGATGGCGTAACGCATCAAGGCATCTTTGACATTGCTTTTCTCAGGACCATACCCAATATTATTGTTTTAGCACCAAAGGATGGGCTAGAATTAGAGGCAATGTTGGAGTTTGCCTTTAGTCAGTCTTGTCCTGTTGCTATTCGCTATCCAAAATCAGATGTTTTTAATTTTCCTGAAGAGTTTCAGGATACCTCTAATATAGCAGGGCCTCAAGTTTTAAAAAGGCCAGGAGATGTTTCTATCCTGGCCCTGGGAAGCATGGTACAGCCGGCATTTGAGGCCATAAAGATTTTAGGTCCCAAGGCCAAAGATATCGGCCTTATCAATGCACGTTGCGCAAAGCCCTTGCAGGAAGATTTTTATAAAGATTTAGCCAAAAAGAGCAAGCATATTATTACAGTTGAAGAGGGCATTCTTGATGGCGGTTTTGGCTTGGGAGTCAAAAATATAATAGGAGAAGAGGCCAAGGTAACATGTTTGGGTCTGCCGCTTGATTTCATACAGCATGGCCCACGCTCTGTTTTGCTGGATAAATTTGGATTGAGTCCGGAGAAAATAGCCAAGACGATAAGTGAAATAAGACATAAAATATAA
- the xseB gene encoding exodeoxyribonuclease VII small subunit yields the protein MTKQFDFEQAFEKLEDIVQELEAGSLGLEEAIKKFKVGSRLAQECLQQLQSVKIKVEQVVGEEKGKLKVRPFLR from the coding sequence ATGACAAAGCAATTTGACTTTGAGCAGGCATTTGAAAAATTAGAAGATATTGTCCAGGAGTTGGAGGCTGGCTCCTTGGGCCTGGAAGAGGCGATTAAGAAATTTAAGGTTGGTTCTCGTCTTGCACAAGAATGCCTGCAGCAATTACAATCAGTAAAAATCAAGGTGGAACAGGTAGTTGGAGAAGAGAAGGGCAAGCTAAAGGTAAGGCCTTTTCTGCGCTAG
- the xseA gene encoding exodeoxyribonuclease VII large subunit, with the protein MPSETIGKRRVLTVEELTQDIKTVLENSLPDVWVVGEVSNLSRPASGHIYFTLKDSHSQIRTVFFRDYNRSPKFQLKDGMQILCFGSVRVYERGGNYQLCARCVEPKGLGSLELAFQQLKQKLAREGFFDQARKRSIPPLPKRIAIITSSSGAVIHDMLTVLKRRAMLIQATLFPVRVQGEGAAGEIAQAVKLANKHANFDCLLLARGGGSLEDLWAFNEEVLARAVFSSRIPVVSAVGHEVDWTIADFVADLRAPTPSAAIELIIPSRDNLQDRLKELIIRLEQYMHRLIPDYQQRLDDLLVSLGRSLNQMVELKTAKARGFLDRFKALSPLDVLRRGYSITFNKRNHKVIRDIKDVMVGTELVTILSRGKLESVLKNKSNRG; encoded by the coding sequence ATGCCTTCAGAAACAATAGGGAAAAGACGGGTTCTAACCGTAGAAGAGTTAACCCAGGACATAAAGACAGTACTGGAAAATTCCTTGCCAGATGTTTGGGTTGTAGGTGAGGTTTCGAATTTAAGCCGGCCTGCATCAGGACATATCTATTTTACCCTCAAAGATTCTCATTCCCAGATTCGCACTGTATTTTTTAGAGACTATAACAGGTCACCTAAATTCCAACTTAAAGATGGTATGCAGATTCTCTGTTTCGGGAGCGTGAGGGTATATGAGAGGGGCGGAAACTATCAGTTATGTGCAAGATGCGTTGAGCCAAAAGGCTTAGGCAGTCTAGAACTTGCCTTTCAGCAGTTAAAACAGAAGCTTGCCAGGGAAGGTTTTTTTGATCAAGCACGCAAAAGGTCTATACCACCTCTTCCCAAAAGAATAGCAATTATTACTTCTTCTTCTGGAGCAGTTATACACGATATGCTTACTGTTCTAAAACGAAGGGCAATGTTGATTCAGGCAACGCTTTTTCCTGTGCGGGTGCAAGGAGAAGGGGCGGCAGGGGAGATAGCGCAAGCAGTTAAGCTCGCAAACAAACACGCCAACTTTGATTGCCTGCTGCTTGCCCGTGGCGGTGGTAGTCTTGAAGATCTCTGGGCGTTTAATGAAGAGGTCCTAGCGCGTGCTGTTTTTTCCTCGCGGATTCCTGTTGTTAGCGCTGTAGGGCACGAGGTAGATTGGACAATAGCAGACTTTGTTGCTGATTTGCGCGCACCAACCCCTTCGGCAGCAATAGAATTGATTATTCCATCTCGCGATAATCTGCAGGATAGATTAAAGGAGTTGATAATACGCCTAGAGCAATACATGCACAGGCTTATACCGGATTATCAACAGCGTCTTGATGATTTGCTTGTTTCTCTAGGGAGGAGTTTGAATCAGATGGTAGAACTAAAAACTGCCAAGGCAAGAGGGTTCCTAGACAGGTTCAAGGCCTTAAGCCCCCTAGATGTTCTAAGGCGAGGATACAGTATTACTTTTAATAAAAGGAATCATAAGGTGATTAGGGATATCAAGGATGTAATGGTTGGGACAGAATTGGTGACGATTCTTTCGCGAGGAAAACTGGAGAGTGTCCTAAAAAATAAATCAAACAGAGGTTAA
- a CDS encoding PilZ domain-containing protein has protein sequence MWDGINRRRFPRADYPCQIKISKKKGKETLVSNTENVGCGGICTVLEKGLGLFSDVSLELDIKDSQPPIKTVGTVVWVVRRHEIKKERPGFFDTGIEFKKLDAKDVARIEAIVNKCLQKQ, from the coding sequence ATGTGGGATGGAATAAATCGTCGCAGATTCCCGCGGGCTGATTACCCTTGCCAGATTAAAATCAGCAAGAAAAAAGGTAAGGAGACCCTTGTATCAAATACGGAGAACGTCGGCTGCGGAGGCATATGCACTGTATTAGAAAAAGGCCTTGGTTTATTTTCTGACGTATCCTTGGAACTTGATATCAAGGATAGCCAACCCCCGATTAAAACCGTAGGAACGGTTGTCTGGGTGGTAAGACGTCATGAGATTAAAAAAGAGAGACCGGGATTTTTTGATACAGGTATTGAATTTAAAAAGCTAGATGCAAAAGATGTTGCCAGAATTGAAGCGATAGTAAATAAATGCCTTCAGAAACAATAG
- a CDS encoding TIGR00282 family metallophosphoesterase yields the protein MKILFIGDIVGKPGRETIAGLLPGLKTEFKIDVVIANAENAAGGSGITVAVADELFSQGIDVLTSGDHIFKRRESFSVIDHPRILRPANLPENVPGKGLIVITVKNEKIAVINLEGRVFMNPIDCPFRVVRSLLTGIDPKVKIIIVDMHAEATSEKIALGWFLDGKVSAVLGTHTHVQTADENILPAKTAYISDVGMTGSCASVIGRNKEQIIERFLSSIPTRFELARGDEQLQGVLVDIDEKSGQARKIKRIKRKASA from the coding sequence ATGAAGATTCTGTTTATCGGTGATATAGTCGGAAAACCCGGAAGAGAAACCATAGCTGGTCTCCTGCCAGGTCTAAAGACAGAGTTTAAAATTGACGTAGTTATTGCAAATGCTGAAAATGCTGCTGGTGGCTCAGGTATTACTGTAGCTGTTGCCGATGAGCTATTTTCGCAAGGCATAGATGTATTGACAAGTGGCGATCATATCTTTAAGAGACGTGAGTCTTTTAGCGTTATTGACCATCCTAGAATTTTGCGTCCTGCGAATCTACCTGAAAATGTTCCTGGAAAAGGTCTCATCGTGATCACAGTGAAAAATGAAAAAATAGCTGTTATAAATTTAGAAGGCCGGGTATTTATGAACCCTATAGATTGTCCATTCAGGGTAGTCAGATCTCTTTTGACTGGTATTGATCCAAAAGTAAAGATTATAATTGTTGATATGCACGCTGAGGCAACGAGTGAAAAGATAGCCTTGGGTTGGTTCTTAGACGGTAAGGTGAGCGCAGTCTTAGGAACGCACACCCACGTTCAGACTGCCGATGAAAATATCTTACCAGCTAAAACAGCCTATATAAGCGATGTAGGCATGACCGGTTCTTGCGCTTCTGTTATTGGCAGAAATAAAGAGCAGATTATTGAACGTTTCTTAAGTAGTATACCTACGCGTTTTGAGTTAGCCAGAGGCGATGAACAATTGCAGGGAGTCTTAGTTGATATTGACGAGAAATCAGGTCAGGCGCGAAAGATTAAGAGAATAAAGAGAAAAGCGTCCGCCTAA